The genomic DNA CATCAGGGCCTCGATGGCGTCGGCCCCGCGCGCATGCCGGCTGCCGTGGGCGAGGCCCACGACGGGGACGGGCTGGTGCTGCTCGGCCCGGGAACGGGACGAGCCGCCCGCGTCGGCGGGCGGCTCGTGGAAGAACGTCATGCGGGGATTGTCCCCGCGGACCTCAGCGGGTCTCGCGGTGGACCGTGTGACGACGGTCGCGCGGGCAGAACTTCTTCAGCTCCAGGCGGTCGGGGTCGTTGCGCCGGTTCTTCTTGGTGATGTAGTTGCGCTCCTTGCACTCGGTGCAGGCGAGCGTGATCTTCGGTCGGACGTCCGAGGACTTGGCCATGGTGGTGCTTCTTCCTGGTGGGGTGCCCGGACCGACTGTGTGATGCCCGAGCCCTGGCCGCCTCTCGCGAGACGGGTCTAGCGCGTAGCGGGAGCGGGACTTGAACCCGCGACACAGCGATTATGAGCCGCTTGCTCTACCACCTGAGCTATCCCGCCATGGTCCGGCTACCGGATGACCGGCCGACCCGGTGAGGCGCTGCCGCCGCCCGGGCCGCCGGTGCGGCACCGGAACCTTCTGACCGAGCCCCCATGCGGAATCGAACCGCAGACCTTCTCCTTACCATGGAGACGCTCTGCCTACTGAGCTATAGGGGCACTTCCCTGCTGCCGGCGCCTCTCCCGCAGGGGGTCGGCACCGGCGCATAAAGATACACGGGACCCGGCCCCGAGTGCGAACCGAGACGAGACGTGATCGTCTGCCGTAGACGTCCAGCGGCCCACGAGCCCCTCGCCCGGACCGGACGACGATCCCTGAGCCTGTCGAAGGGCCCGGGACGGGTCGTGTTCCATGCCGTCCCACCCGAGGTGATCGGAGGCCCTTCGACAGGCTCAGAGATCGTGGTGAAGTTCACCGACAAAGCCCACCCGACGCGCTCCAGCCCTTCGACAGGCTCAGGGATCGTGGTCAAGTCCACCGAGAAGGCTCAGCCGGCGCGGCCCAGCCCCTCGACCCGCTCAGCACGAACCGTCGGGGAGCCGCGTGGCCTAGGGTGCCGCGCGTGAAGACCCGGGAGCAGCGCATCGTCATCCCCGCCGCGGACGTCGAGATCCAGGCGGTCGTCATCGAGCCGGTCGGCAGGCCGGCGCGGACCGGGGTCCTGTACTTCACCGACATCTTCCAGCTCACCGAGTCGACGCTGCGGACCGCGCGGCGCCTGGCGGCCGAGGGCTTCCTGGTCTGCCTGCCGGAGATCTACCCGCGCGACTTCCCCGGCGCCGCGCTCGCGTTCGACGACGCGGGCAAGGCCGACGGGCTGGCGGGGGCGGCGGCCACGACGACGGCGCAGTTCGACGCCGACCGGGCCGTGGTCCTCGACCACCTCGCCGCGCGCGACGACCTCGACGAGGTCGTGGCGGTCGGCTTCTGCCTCGGCGGGCACCTGGCCTTCCGGGCGGCCTTCGACCCGCGCGTGGCGGCGACCGTCTGCTTCTACCCGACCGGGCTGCACGACGGGAAGCTCGGCGCGGACGTCGCCGACTCGCTCGCCCGTGCCGGCGAGGTCCAGGGTCGGCTGATGGTGATCTTCGGCAGCGCCGACCCGCACGTCCCCGCCCCCGCGCGGCTGCAGACGATCACCGCGCTGTACGAGGCCGGCCACACCGAGCTCGAGCTGCACGTGTTCTCCGGCGGCGAGCACGCCTTCATGCGTGACGTCGGTCCGCGCCACGACCCCGAGCTCACCGACCGGGCGCTGGTGGAGGCGGTGTCGTTCCTGCGCGGACGCTCCTGACGACGGGAGCGACCCGCGCCGTCACCAGGTCAGCGCGGGGGTGCTGACCGGCGCGTCCCACAGCGCGGTGCGCCGCTCGTCGAACGGCACGAGCGTGAGCAGCATCCCCGGCTGGTCGAGCGAGGTCACGAGGTCGCCGACCAGGCTGCGGACGACCGTGCGGCCCGCGGCGGTCAGCACGTCGACCACGTCGGCGTAGGTCGCCTGGAGGTCGAGCAGCGCGGTGCCGCCGAGGCCGGAGAGCAGCACGAGCAGCGGCGCGGCAGGGTCGACCTCGGCCAGCAGCGGGTCGCAGAGCGCGTGCGCCAGCGCACTCCCGTGCCGGCGCGGCTCGCGCGGGCGGCCCGGCTCGCCGTGGATGCCGACGCCCTGCTCCATCTCCTCGCCGCGGAAGGCGATGCCGTAGGACCGGGCGTCGTCGGCCACCGCCTGGCCGAGCGCCCGGCAGGACCCGAGGTCGGCGCCCTCGGCCGCGAGCGCCCCGGCGAGCTTCTCGACCGCGACGGTGGCGCCGGTGCCGCGCCGGCCCGGGCCGTCGTCGACCGCCGTGGCGACGTCGTCGGCGACCAGCACGGTCGCGCTCGTGCCGCCGAGCGACTGCGCGGCGAGCCCGAAGTTGAGCACGTCGCCGGTGTAGGCCTTGACCACGAAGAGGACGCCGGCGCCCTGGTCGACCGCCTCGGCAGCGGCCAGCACCTGGGCGCTGGAGGGGGAGGTGAAGACCGCGCCGGGGCAGGCGGCGTCGAGCATGCCTGCGCCGACGAAGCCGGCGTGCAGCGGTTCGTGGCCGGCGCCGCCGCCGGAGACCAGGACGACCCGGGGCGCACCCTCGGAACCGGCACCCGCGTCGGCGCGCACGACGGCCCGGACCCCGGGCAGGCGTCGCAGCGACGGGTGGGAGGCGACGAGGCCGGCGACGGCGCGGTCCACGCGGTCGTCCTCGGCGGACCCGGCGTCCTCGCCGGCGGGCTCGCCGACCCGGTCCAGCAGCGCCTCCCAGGTCGGAGGCTCCCCCGCGACCCAGGCCTCGAGCACGTCGGCCACGGCGACCGCACCGGGGTCCACCGCCCCGACCGAGCGCTCGCCGGCGTACGCGCTGCGGCCGCGTCGGGCGGTCAGCCCGGCCGTGGCGTAGGCGGCGCTGCGGGCGGCGGCCACCGCGGCCGTGACGCCGCCGTCGCGCAGCGCCGTGGCGGCCGGGTGGAGCGCGTCGCGCAGCGTCTTGTCGCCCAGGGCGGCCCCGCCGAGCTCGGCGACCGCC from Microlunatus sagamiharensis includes the following:
- a CDS encoding dienelactone hydrolase family protein; this encodes MKTREQRIVIPAADVEIQAVVIEPVGRPARTGVLYFTDIFQLTESTLRTARRLAAEGFLVCLPEIYPRDFPGAALAFDDAGKADGLAGAAATTTAQFDADRAVVLDHLAARDDLDEVVAVGFCLGGHLAFRAAFDPRVAATVCFYPTGLHDGKLGADVADSLARAGEVQGRLMVIFGSADPHVPAPARLQTITALYEAGHTELELHVFSGGEHAFMRDVGPRHDPELTDRALVEAVSFLRGRS
- the rpmG gene encoding 50S ribosomal protein L33 translates to MAKSSDVRPKITLACTECKERNYITKKNRRNDPDRLELKKFCPRDRRHTVHRETR
- a CDS encoding dihydroxyacetone kinase subunit DhaK, coding for MTGLPDGVDRALRVLAAVALERRQAYDALDAVTGDGDFGSTFARGAAAVVRARPDSLRTAGLAFAAAAGGSSGALLGAALVRLDGHGLADDSDADRVSAALLDADAAVAELGGAALGDKTLRDALHPAATALRDGGVTAAVAAARSAAYATAGLTARRGRSAYAGERSVGAVDPGAVAVADVLEAWVAGEPPTWEALLDRVGEPAGEDAGSAEDDRVDRAVAGLVASHPSLRRLPGVRAVVRADAGAGSEGAPRVVLVSGGGAGHEPLHAGFVGAGMLDAACPGAVFTSPSSAQVLAAAEAVDQGAGVLFVVKAYTGDVLNFGLAAQSLGGTSATVLVADDVATAVDDGPGRRGTGATVAVEKLAGALAAEGADLGSCRALGQAVADDARSYGIAFRGEEMEQGVGIHGEPGRPREPRRHGSALAHALCDPLLAEVDPAAPLLVLLSGLGGTALLDLQATYADVVDVLTAAGRTVVRSLVGDLVTSLDQPGMLLTLVPFDERRTALWDAPVSTPALTW